One part of the Rattus rattus isolate New Zealand chromosome 14, Rrattus_CSIRO_v1, whole genome shotgun sequence genome encodes these proteins:
- the LOC116883594 gene encoding cathepsin L1-like: MTPIFLLATLCLGMISAAPTHDPSFDAVWEEWKTKHGKTYNTNEEGQKRAVWENNMKMITLHNEDYLKGKHGFSLEMNAFGDLTNTEFRELMTGFQGQKTKMMKVFPEPFLGDVPKSVDWRKHGYVTPVKNQGLCGSCWAFSAVGSLEGQVFRKTGKLVPLSEQNLVDCSWSHGNKGCDGGLPDFAFQYVKDNGGLDTSVSYPYEALNGTCRYNPKYSAAKVVGFMSIPPSENALMKAVATVGPISVGIDIKHKSFQFYKGGMYYEPDCSSTNLNHAVLVVGYGEESDGRKYWLVKNSWGRDWGMDGYIKMAKDWNNNCGIASDASYPIV; encoded by the exons ATGACTCCAATTTTCCTCCTGGCCACCCTTTGCTTGGGGATGATCTCAGCTGCTCCAACACATGACCCCAGTTTCGATGCCGTATGGGAGGAATGGAAGACCAAACATGGGAAAACATACAACACG AATGAAGAAGGGCAGAAGAGAGCAGTGTGGGAGAACAACATGAAGATGATCACCCTGCACAATGAGGACTATCTGAAGGGGAAGCATGGCTTCAGCTTGGAGATGAATGCCTTTGGTGATTTG ACCAACACAGAATTCAGGGAATTGATGACTGGCTTTCAAGGCCAGAAGACCAAGATGATGAAGGTCTTCCCAGAGCCCTTTCTGGGTGATGTCCCCAAGTCTGTGGATTGGAGAAAGCATGgctatgtgactcctgtgaaaaaCCAG ggTCTTTGTGGCTCTTGTTGGGCTTTTAGTGCAGTTGGTTCCCTAGAAGGACAAGTGTTCCGGAAAACAGGCAAGCTGGTCCCTCTGAGTGAACAGAACCTAGTAGACTGCTCCTGGTCACATGGCAATAAAGGCTGCGATGGTGGCTTGCCAGATTTTGCCTTCCAGTATGTGAAGGATAATGGAGGCCTGGACACCAGTGTGTCCTATCCATATGAAGCCCTG AATGGAACGTGTAGGTACAATCCTAAATACTCTGCTGCTAAAGTCGTGGGGTTCATGAGCATCCCACCTAGTGAAAATGCCCTGATGAAGGCTGTGGCTACTGTGGGGCCCATCTCAGTTGGAATTGATATTAAGCACAAGTCGTTCCAGTTCTATAAGGGTG GCATGTACTATGAGCCAGACTGTAGCAGCACTAATCTGAATCATGCTGTCCTGGTGGTTGGCTATGGTGAAGAATCAGATGGCAGGAAATACTGGCTGGTCAAGAACAG CTGGGGTCGAGACTGGGGCATGGATGGCTACATAAAGATGGCCAAAGACTGGAACAACAACTGTGGGATTGCTTCCGATGCTTCTTACCCTATCGTTTGA